TGGTCGAAATTGAGGGAAGGAAATCATTGGTTGCGTCATGCAGTACGGAGGCGGAAGACGGAATGGTAATCCGCACAAAAACTGAACGGGCAGAGCGTCTAAGGCGTCTGAGCATGGAATTAATTTTGACAGAACATCCGGAGGACTGTTCGACTTGCTGGCGATATGGAAGCTGTCCGATGCAATCCTTACTTCAGTTTTTGTCGATGTCAACAGGCAGGATGAGAAATCACCATTTGAATTATAAGAAAGACACTGGAAATCCTTTGTTTATTCGGGATATGAGCAGGTGTATCAAGTGTGGCCGATGTGTCAGAATGTGTAAAGAAATCAGGGGCTCCAAGGCGCTGGATTTTATCAAGTGCGACAATGGTGAACTCGAAGTAAAAAATGTATGGAGCCAGACAGAGCTGGATCAATGCAAATATTGCACCGCATGCGTGGAGGTATGTCCAACGGGTGCTTTACGCGACAAAGAAGAGACATTCAAATTTCCTGAGCAGTATAAACAAAAGAAATATGCTTCATGTCGATGGGGCTGCCCTGCTCAGACAGATGTTCCGCGTTATGTTCGCTACGTTAAAGAAGGAAAATACGAGGAGGCATTGCGTGTAATACGTGAGAAATTGCCGATCCCGAGGATTTTGGGTTATCTTTGTGAGCATCCGTGCGAGGATAGCTGCAGGAGGGGATCCATAAGCCAGGGAGATCAGATTGCCATCAGGGAGCTGAAACGACTTGCGGTGGAGGAATCAGGTGACAGCTGGAAAGCGGATAGCAAGATAAGAAAGGAAACGGGATTGCGTGTAGCTGTTGTCGGGGCAGGACCTGGAGGTTTGACGGCAGCATATTACCTTCGGCATCAGGGACATCAGGTGACAATCTTTGAAATGCTTCCGGAGGCAGGAGGAATGGTAAGATACGGGGTTCCCGAATACAGAATTCCGAGAGAAGTTGTCCGGAAAGAAGTAGAGGACATTCAGTCATTTGAGATTGATATCAAGACCAATACAAAAATCAGCAGCATTCAAGAGCTTAAAAATCAGGGTTATGATGCGGTATTGCTAGCCGTAGGTACGCATCAGGGAGTAAAGCTCCCATTAAAAGGGAGCGAACTTCAGGGGGTACTCGTTAACCTTGAATTTCTGAAAGCGGATCGTCTGGATCATGCAATCATACCCGGAAAAAAAGTTGTTGTGCTTGGTGGCGGAAACGTAGCTTTTGATTGTGCCGGATTGGCATTGCGTTTAGGAGCAGAAACGGTATCGATTGCTTGTCTTGAATCAAGAGATGAGATGACTGCAAGCAAGGAGGAAATAGAAAACGGAGAAGCAGAGGGTGTTGTTTTGCTTCCGTCAAGCTCCTTTAAGGAGATTATAGGCGAAAATGGCGCGGTAACCGGAATGAGGCTTGCGGAAGTCGAATCATTTTGTTTTGACGAAGAGAGAAAAGCTACGATCAAAATAAAAGCAGATTCGGAGTTTACGATTCCATGCGACACGGTGATTTTCGGAGTCGGACAGAAACCTGAGGGTATGGAAGCCTTTGGCCTTGATCTTGTTCGCGGCGGTTATCTGAAAACAGATTCTGATCATGCATGTTCTGAAGAAGGGGTTTTTGCCGTCGGAGATGCGGTCACAGGCACCAGAACAATTATACAGGCCGTTGCGGAAGCTAGAAGGGCCGTTGCATCGATCGACAGATACCTTGGCGGGGATGGAGACATCGACGAAACTTTGATTCCGATGGAGAAACCAAATGGTTCCATCGGAGAAGAACCCGGATTCGGGTTGCTGAAACGAGAAAAAACGATTGAGCCCTTCACAGAAAGTCAGGCTGGATGTGAGGCGAGCCGCTGCTTGCAGTGTGACCTAAGAG
This genomic window from Clostridiales bacterium contains:
- a CDS encoding 2Fe-2S iron-sulfur cluster binding domain-containing protein produces the protein MTQITITIDGRKVAAEAGETILEASLRQGIYIPNLCHHPDLKPMGACRLCLVEIEGRKSLVASCSTEAEDGMVIRTKTERAERLRRLSMELILTEHPEDCSTCWRYGSCPMQSLLQFLSMSTGRMRNHHLNYKKDTGNPLFIRDMSRCIKCGRCVRMCKEIRGSKALDFIKCDNGELEVKNVWSQTELDQCKYCTACVEVCPTGALRDKEETFKFPEQYKQKKYASCRWGCPAQTDVPRYVRYVKEGKYEEALRVIREKLPIPRILGYLCEHPCEDSCRRGSISQGDQIAIRELKRLAVEESGDSWKADSKIRKETGLRVAVVGAGPGGLTAAYYLRHQGHQVTIFEMLPEAGGMVRYGVPEYRIPREVVRKEVEDIQSFEIDIKTNTKISSIQELKNQGYDAVLLAVGTHQGVKLPLKGSELQGVLVNLEFLKADRLDHAIIPGKKVVVLGGGNVAFDCAGLALRLGAETVSIACLESRDEMTASKEEIENGEAEGVVLLPSSSFKEIIGENGAVTGMRLAEVESFCFDEERKATIKIKADSEFTIPCDTVIFGVGQKPEGMEAFGLDLVRGGYLKTDSDHACSEEGVFAVGDAVTGTRTIIQAVAEARRAVASIDRYLGGDGDIDETLIPMEKPNGSIGEEPGFGLLKREKTIEPFTESQAGCEASRCLQCDLRELIGHVPLYSDYDMEGGEKA